In the genome of Prevotella sp. HUN102, one region contains:
- the hisC gene encoding histidinol-phosphate transaminase — protein sequence MRSLEELTRPNIWKLTPYSDARNQPEGRNAHVLLDADENPYNKPFNRYPDPLQTDLKAKIAKIKGVKAEEIFLGNGSDEAIDLCYRIFCEPTKDNVVAIEPTREMYKRCADLNNVEYRPVLLNERYDIESDKILAACDKNTKLIWLCSPNTPTGNNLNRDEIQKIVETFDGIVVADEAYSDFSKQKTFREELAKYPNIIVLNTFSKAWGCAAIRLGMAFARKEIIDLLNKVKQPYNINLLTQNQALEALQHPFDVEDWIKILLQERSKMMKALKELPICEEVYPSDANFFLIKVTDAQTIYDYLTAEGISVRNRTKVALCNNCLQITIGTKSENGELLGALRRYK from the coding sequence ATGAGAAGTTTGGAAGAACTCACAAGACCCAATATCTGGAAACTTACTCCTTATTCCGATGCACGCAATCAACCTGAAGGGCGCAATGCACACGTGCTCCTCGATGCAGACGAGAACCCATACAACAAGCCCTTCAACCGTTATCCCGACCCTCTCCAAACAGATTTGAAGGCGAAGATTGCCAAAATCAAAGGAGTGAAGGCAGAAGAAATATTCCTCGGAAACGGCTCCGACGAAGCCATAGATCTGTGCTACCGCATCTTCTGCGAACCAACGAAAGACAACGTTGTTGCAATAGAACCGACCCGAGAAATGTATAAACGCTGCGCAGACCTCAACAACGTGGAATACCGTCCTGTGCTTCTCAACGAAAGATACGACATAGAATCCGACAAGATACTTGCTGCCTGCGACAAGAATACAAAGCTGATTTGGCTCTGCTCGCCGAACACGCCTACGGGAAACAATCTCAACCGTGATGAGATTCAGAAAATAGTGGAAACCTTCGATGGCATCGTTGTTGCGGACGAGGCTTATTCCGATTTCTCAAAACAAAAGACTTTCAGGGAAGAACTGGCGAAATATCCAAACATCATTGTACTCAATACCTTCTCAAAAGCGTGGGGATGCGCTGCCATACGTCTGGGAATGGCCTTTGCACGGAAAGAAATTATCGACTTGCTCAACAAGGTTAAGCAGCCCTACAACATCAATCTCCTCACACAGAATCAGGCATTGGAAGCCCTTCAGCACCCATTCGATGTTGAAGACTGGATAAAAATCCTCCTTCAGGAGCGTTCCAAGATGATGAAAGCCCTCAAGGAACTGCCCATCTGCGAGGAAGTTTATCCCTCAGACGCCAATTTCTTTCTCATAAAAGTAACCGATGCCCAGACTATTTACGACTATCTGACGGCAGAAGGCATCAGCGTCCGGAACAGAACAAAGGTTGCCTTGTGCAACAACTGTCTGCAAATAACCATCGGAACGAAATCAGAAAACGGCGAACTGCTCGGAGCTTTGCGCCGATATAAATAA
- a CDS encoding McrC family protein has protein sequence MRTTDNNCGKEISNGELADLLPYSGVTLKKICEEKHPNLLVFPHSLGENGDDIGSSCIFRINDNKLYTNNVVGFVGIGNTKLSISSRFSEDDDKDFFLHYMLQRVLGINVVDLKMHSDEERIFDFLVYLFPYMLTKALEQGLYREYCTREYNDARVRGTIDIARHIKTNIPFQGNIAYRVREYSHDNALTQLIRHTIEYIKRSAAKLILHNSRETEEAVKRIEQATTSFNSRDLQKIIAKNMKPISRPYFSNYVALQRLCLMILCHKKLSFGNNTQQIYGILFDAAWLWEEYLAKLFKDLGFKHPKNKDRKGGLSVFNKTSSSDFNAYRYPDYWKNDTALDAKYKQMQSDKGNTIIDREDLNQIITYMYIRKFESGGFIHPAKDTTVNGCGTLEGYGGNVKVYSLCIPQNCNTFTNFTERIKIEEDKLKKIMQ, from the coding sequence ATGCGAACGACGGATAATAATTGCGGGAAGGAAATAAGCAACGGGGAACTGGCTGACTTGTTGCCTTATAGTGGTGTAACGCTGAAGAAGATTTGCGAAGAAAAGCATCCTAACCTGCTTGTTTTTCCTCATTCATTGGGCGAAAACGGCGATGATATAGGTTCGTCGTGCATCTTCCGTATCAATGATAATAAGCTATATACGAACAATGTTGTTGGGTTCGTGGGCATAGGGAATACCAAACTGAGCATTTCCTCCCGTTTCAGCGAAGACGATGATAAAGATTTCTTTCTGCACTATATGCTGCAACGGGTGTTGGGAATAAATGTCGTAGACCTTAAAATGCACAGCGACGAGGAACGAATCTTCGATTTTCTGGTCTATCTGTTTCCTTATATGCTTACGAAAGCCTTGGAGCAAGGTCTGTATCGTGAGTATTGCACTCGGGAATATAACGATGCCCGTGTGCGGGGAACGATAGACATAGCCCGACATATAAAAACGAATATTCCGTTCCAAGGCAACATTGCTTATCGGGTTCGTGAGTATTCGCACGATAATGCCTTGACACAGTTGATTCGGCACACGATAGAATATATCAAGCGAAGTGCCGCCAAGCTGATATTACATAACAGCAGAGAAACAGAAGAGGCCGTTAAAAGGATAGAACAGGCAACAACTTCATTTAATTCAAGGGATTTGCAGAAGATAATTGCCAAGAATATGAAACCCATCAGTCGCCCTTACTTCTCGAATTATGTGGCATTGCAGCGTCTTTGCCTAATGATACTATGCCATAAGAAACTGTCGTTCGGCAACAACACTCAACAGATATATGGTATTTTGTTCGATGCTGCTTGGCTTTGGGAGGAATATTTGGCCAAACTTTTTAAAGATTTGGGATTTAAGCATCCTAAGAATAAAGATAGAAAAGGCGGGCTTAGCGTGTTCAACAAGACTTCCTCATCTGATTTCAACGCATACCGCTATCCCGACTATTGGAAAAACGATACGGCACTCGATGCCAAATATAAACAAATGCAGAGCGACAAGGGAAATACAATAATAGACAGGGAAGACTTGAACCAGATTATCACTTATATGTATATCAGGAAATTTGAGTCAGGTGGTTTCATACATCCTGCAAAAGATACGACGGTAAATGGCTGTGGAACGCTTGAAGGGTATGGCGGCAACGTAAAAGTCTACTCATTGTGCATTCCGCAAAACTGCAACACGTTTACCAACTTTACAGAACGGATAAAAATAGAAGAAGATAAACTGAAAAAGATAATGCAATGA
- a CDS encoding OmpP1/FadL family transporter encodes MKKQYYFLFASLLAMPAMAQETYENARLTGEDLNGTARYVGMGGALEALGADISTIGSNPAGIGLFRHNTLSVSGGLLMQGKGNEFANGKKTNASFDQIGGVYSTRTGRKSYLNLGFNYHKSKNFNYILNAANSLNGSSQNGQSYLKGMLGSEANGGFSVRQMKDGTYMGYVDDKSDNTSYSWSQTDYLYWNTVIPDVKAGPNDSKFFEYPAQSYMFDRSSKGYIANYDFNISGNIKDRVFLGVTFGIKDVDYKGYSEYNETLMGNKGTIAMADERRVSGTGFDVTAGVIVRPLDNSPFRFGAYVKSPTWYNLTTENYTQILNNTTEGGTHDSGKISNAYDFKIWTPWKFGFSLGHTVGNYLALGLSYEYEDHSTINTRINDGVYYDYDSWYGYGDVYESTSADGYMNEHAEIALKGVSTLKLGAEYKPTANLALRIGYNYISPKYNAEAQKNPTLPSYGTSYSSATDYTNWDATNRFTCGIGYQIKKFNIDLAYQYSSQKGEFYPFSNLSVEDGGQIHSNTTTATKVDKNHSQLLLTLGYHF; translated from the coding sequence ATGAAAAAGCAATATTATTTTCTGTTTGCTTCATTGTTGGCAATGCCAGCAATGGCACAGGAGACATACGAAAATGCCCGTTTGACAGGCGAAGACCTCAACGGAACGGCTCGTTACGTTGGTATGGGTGGTGCATTGGAAGCCCTCGGTGCTGATATTTCAACCATCGGAAGCAATCCTGCCGGCATAGGTCTCTTCCGTCATAACACGTTAAGCGTCAGTGGTGGACTGCTGATGCAGGGCAAAGGTAATGAGTTTGCGAATGGGAAAAAGACAAATGCGAGCTTTGATCAGATTGGTGGCGTTTATTCTACGCGCACCGGTCGGAAGTCATACCTCAATTTAGGTTTCAATTACCACAAAAGCAAGAACTTCAACTATATTCTCAATGCTGCGAACTCCCTCAACGGAAGTTCTCAGAACGGTCAGTCCTACTTGAAAGGGATGCTGGGAAGCGAAGCCAATGGTGGTTTTTCGGTACGTCAGATGAAAGACGGTACCTATATGGGATATGTGGATGATAAGAGCGACAATACATCTTACAGTTGGAGCCAGACAGATTACCTGTATTGGAACACCGTTATTCCTGATGTTAAGGCAGGTCCGAACGATTCTAAGTTCTTCGAGTACCCTGCACAGAGCTATATGTTCGACCGCTCAAGCAAGGGATATATAGCTAATTACGATTTCAATATCAGCGGTAACATTAAGGATCGTGTGTTCCTCGGTGTTACGTTCGGTATCAAGGATGTGGATTATAAGGGATACAGCGAGTATAACGAAACATTGATGGGGAATAAAGGAACCATTGCTATGGCAGATGAGCGCAGAGTTTCGGGAACAGGATTCGATGTAACGGCAGGTGTTATCGTTCGTCCACTCGACAATTCTCCATTCCGTTTTGGTGCGTATGTGAAGTCTCCGACTTGGTATAACCTCACAACAGAGAATTATACACAGATTCTCAACAACACAACCGAAGGCGGCACACACGATAGTGGAAAAATAAGCAATGCTTATGATTTCAAGATATGGACACCTTGGAAGTTCGGTTTCTCACTTGGCCATACGGTAGGCAACTATCTTGCGCTTGGTCTTAGCTATGAATACGAAGACCACAGCACAATCAACACCCGAATCAATGACGGTGTATATTATGATTACGATTCTTGGTATGGTTATGGCGACGTTTATGAGTCTACATCGGCAGACGGTTATATGAACGAGCACGCAGAAATAGCGTTGAAAGGTGTGAGCACATTGAAATTGGGTGCAGAGTATAAGCCGACAGCTAATCTTGCCCTTCGTATAGGTTACAACTATATAAGCCCTAAGTACAATGCAGAAGCTCAGAAGAATCCAACGCTTCCTTCTTACGGCACAAGCTATTCTTCGGCAACTGATTATACAAACTGGGATGCTACGAACCGTTTCACTTGTGGTATCGGATATCAGATCAAGAAATTCAATATCGACTTGGCTTATCAGTACAGCAGTCAGAAAGGCGAATTTTATCCATTCAGCAATCTGAGCGTTGAGGATGGCGGACAAATCCATTCCAACACAACGACTGCAACAAAGGTTGATAAGAACCATAGTCAGTTATTGCTGACTTTAGGCTACCATTTCTAA
- a CDS encoding BamA/TamA family outer membrane protein: MFRIRLFHLHFILAIGILGILFAACSAEKFVPDNEYMLDKVEIRSDAKGINPSQLAQYVRQKGNSRWFSFFKIPLGTYALAGKDTTKWINRTLQKVGEEPVLYDTVQARLSCEDLRIAMNNMGYMNASVDIDTKVKGKKLTAIYNLHPGAPFVIKNFSYDIEDSLIAEILKPHLPQGFDKAHPRQFTVSSLDDERKRLTKILNDSGYYRFNKDFIYYSADSIRGSKEVDVTLHLTKFRANGKAEPTLHPRYFIDKVNIIPGDSTGIHLRKSVIDDNNLIESGKYFSASDLQKTYNNFARLGAVRYTNIDFREKQTFDNIIFGRNTSLKGSQLHYLDADIKLSNNKPHTISFQPEGTNTAGDLGVAGALSYQNRNLFKGSELFSIELRAAFEAITGLEGYDNHNYEEYSVQTRLEFPRFLAPFVTRDFRRRSNATSEATVSWDLQNRPEFHRRVFSAAWKYHWMNPLKHLKYDFDVFDLSYVYMPWISQTFKKDYLDDVSNRNAILRYNYEDLFIMKMGFAASYNYNDIAIRGQVESAGNLLSGLNSIFNFKENADGQHTLFNIAYAQYIKFDFDFTKIIRFDERNSLVLHGDFGIAWPFGNSKVLPFEKRYIAGGANSVRGWSVRELGPGKFKGYDGRIDFINQTGDLKIDLNAEYRTHLFWKFDGAAFVDAGNIWTLREYAEQPGGQFKFDEFYKQLAVAYGLGLRLNFDYFILRLDAGMKAINPSYETSKEHFAIFHPNLGRDFKLHFAVGLPF, translated from the coding sequence ATGTTTCGCATCAGATTATTCCATCTTCACTTTATATTGGCAATCGGTATTCTGGGAATACTTTTTGCGGCTTGTTCGGCTGAAAAATTCGTTCCGGATAACGAATATATGCTCGACAAGGTTGAAATAAGGTCGGACGCAAAAGGCATCAATCCGTCGCAACTTGCCCAGTATGTACGCCAGAAAGGAAACTCACGATGGTTCTCTTTCTTCAAGATTCCACTCGGAACATACGCGCTTGCAGGCAAGGACACCACGAAATGGATAAACCGAACCTTGCAGAAAGTGGGTGAGGAACCGGTGCTTTACGACACGGTTCAGGCTCGGCTGTCTTGTGAAGACCTTCGTATCGCAATGAACAATATGGGATATATGAACGCTTCGGTGGACATTGACACCAAAGTGAAGGGCAAGAAGCTTACTGCCATCTACAACCTGCACCCCGGCGCACCGTTCGTTATCAAGAATTTCAGTTACGACATTGAGGATTCCCTGATAGCTGAGATTCTGAAACCACATCTTCCACAAGGTTTCGATAAGGCGCATCCTCGCCAGTTCACGGTTTCCTCTCTCGACGATGAGCGGAAACGACTGACCAAGATACTGAACGATTCGGGTTATTACAGGTTCAATAAAGACTTCATTTATTACAGTGCGGATTCCATTCGAGGCTCAAAGGAAGTGGATGTTACGCTGCATCTTACCAAATTCAGGGCGAACGGAAAGGCTGAACCTACCTTGCATCCACGCTATTTCATTGATAAAGTGAACATTATTCCCGGAGATTCGACGGGCATTCACTTGAGAAAGAGTGTCATTGACGACAATAATCTGATAGAATCGGGTAAATATTTCTCTGCAAGCGACTTGCAAAAGACTTATAATAATTTTGCAAGACTGGGTGCTGTGCGCTATACGAACATAGATTTCAGGGAGAAACAAACGTTCGACAACATTATTTTCGGCAGAAACACATCGCTGAAAGGTTCGCAACTGCATTATCTTGATGCTGACATAAAGCTCTCCAACAACAAGCCGCACACTATTTCGTTTCAGCCTGAAGGTACGAATACGGCCGGCGATCTCGGTGTTGCAGGTGCTTTGAGCTATCAGAACAGAAATCTGTTCAAAGGCAGCGAGCTTTTCAGCATAGAGCTGCGTGCAGCTTTCGAGGCAATTACGGGTCTGGAAGGCTACGACAACCACAATTATGAGGAATACAGCGTGCAGACTCGCTTGGAGTTTCCCCGATTCCTTGCTCCGTTCGTTACCAGAGACTTCAGAAGAAGGAGCAATGCAACCTCTGAAGCCACTGTGAGTTGGGATCTTCAGAACCGGCCGGAGTTTCATCGGCGTGTCTTTTCAGCAGCGTGGAAATACCATTGGATGAATCCTCTGAAGCACTTGAAATACGATTTCGACGTCTTCGACCTCAGTTATGTCTATATGCCTTGGATCAGTCAGACTTTCAAGAAGGATTATCTCGACGACGTTTCAAACCGTAATGCAATTCTTAGATACAATTATGAGGATCTTTTCATAATGAAGATGGGATTTGCAGCAAGCTATAATTACAATGATATTGCGATACGTGGACAGGTGGAGTCGGCAGGCAACCTGTTGAGTGGGCTTAATTCCATCTTTAATTTCAAGGAAAACGCCGATGGACAGCACACGCTTTTCAACATAGCTTACGCTCAATACATTAAATTCGACTTTGATTTTACAAAGATAATTCGCTTCGACGAACGAAATTCATTGGTACTGCACGGCGATTTCGGTATTGCTTGGCCGTTCGGCAACAGTAAGGTGCTGCCCTTTGAAAAGCGATATATTGCCGGTGGAGCCAATTCCGTCCGTGGATGGAGCGTTCGTGAGCTTGGACCCGGTAAGTTCAAGGGATATGACGGAAGGATAGATTTCATCAATCAGACCGGCGATTTGAAGATAGACCTCAATGCAGAGTATCGCACGCATCTGTTCTGGAAGTTCGACGGAGCTGCATTCGTGGACGCCGGTAACATCTGGACATTGCGGGAATATGCTGAACAGCCGGGCGGACAGTTCAAGTTTGATGAATTTTATAAGCAGTTGGCAGTTGCGTATGGCCTCGGTTTGCGCTTGAATTTCGATTATTTCATTCTCCGTCTTGATGCAGGTATGAAGGCTATAAACCCTTCTTATGAAACAAGCAAGGAGCATTTTGCCATCTTCCATCCGAACTTAGGGCGCGATTTCAAGCTGCATTTTGCTGTCGGACTCCCATTCTAA
- a CDS encoding RNA methyltransferase: MISKNKIKLIRSLETKKGREKAGLFVAEGPKVVNDLLDAGFTAEDIIEDAEDIKRVSFLQHPQPMLGVFRFKPKSASPDILSTLSIALDGVQDPGNLGTIIRVADWFGIDNIICSNDTVDCWNPKVVQATMGSIARVNIHYINLEDLIAFLPGDFPVYGTMLDGRNIYEEALSKSGIIVMGNEGNGISQPIREKVNRKLLIPTFSNSEHKADSLNVAIATSIVCSEFKRRG; this comes from the coding sequence GTGATATCAAAGAATAAAATAAAACTTATCCGTTCGCTCGAAACCAAGAAAGGCCGTGAAAAGGCAGGCTTGTTCGTTGCCGAAGGACCAAAAGTGGTGAACGACCTGCTCGATGCAGGCTTCACGGCGGAAGATATAATTGAGGATGCGGAAGACATAAAGAGAGTTTCTTTCCTTCAGCACCCCCAACCGATGCTCGGCGTGTTCAGGTTTAAACCCAAAAGTGCCTCTCCCGACATTCTTTCCACGCTTTCCATTGCGCTCGACGGCGTGCAGGATCCCGGCAATTTGGGAACAATCATCCGAGTTGCAGACTGGTTCGGAATCGACAACATCATCTGTTCAAACGACACCGTGGACTGTTGGAACCCGAAAGTGGTGCAAGCCACGATGGGAAGCATTGCCCGCGTGAATATCCATTACATCAACTTAGAAGACTTAATCGCATTTCTGCCCGGCGATTTCCCTGTCTACGGAACAATGCTTGACGGCAGAAACATCTACGAAGAAGCCTTGAGCAAAAGCGGAATCATTGTGATGGGAAACGAAGGGAACGGCATTTCGCAGCCCATACGGGAGAAAGTGAACAGAAAACTGCTGATACCCACGTTTTCAAATAGCGAACACAAGGCTGATTCCCTGAACGTAGCCATCGCAACGTCAATCGTATGCTCTGAATTTAAAAGAAGAGGATAA
- a CDS encoding glycoside hydrolase family 10 protein, with protein MLAIMFLCASNFAFSASRPKKREFRGAWIQCVNGQFQGIGTQQMQRTLTSQLNQLQKYGVNAIIFQVRAECDALYPSKYEPWSKFLTGRQGVAPNPYWDPLQWMIDECHKRGMELHAWINPYRAKTKTTNELASNHVARQFPNRVFAYDGLSILNPGIPENRDYICKIVEDILQRYDVDGFHIDDYFYPYPAPGIQIPDQQQYRTYGRGFNSIQDWRRDNVNMFIKQLSETIHRVKPWVKFGVSPFGIYRNQKSAPNIGSRTSGLQNYDDLYADVLKWVNNGWVDYCVPQIYWEIGHKAADYKELIQWWNKYAGNRPLYIGEDVLRTVKASDPQNPRSHQLPAKHRLHQQSENVQGTVLWYAASVVDNPGNYGSVLQTDYWRYPALQPSMPFIDNDAPGKPKKVKVRKENGEYYLQWKAPKGTGWDDEAYKYVVYKFAPGEEINTDDPSKIVCITRGTILKLNYRDGSTRYTYVVTALDRMSNESIGKRKKVKL; from the coding sequence ATGCTTGCCATAATGTTTTTATGTGCAAGCAATTTTGCTTTTTCGGCAAGTCGCCCGAAAAAACGAGAGTTCAGAGGAGCTTGGATACAGTGTGTGAACGGACAGTTTCAGGGCATTGGCACCCAACAGATGCAGCGAACGCTCACTTCCCAACTGAATCAGTTGCAGAAATACGGCGTAAATGCCATTATCTTTCAGGTTCGTGCAGAGTGCGATGCCCTCTACCCCAGCAAGTATGAGCCTTGGAGTAAGTTTCTTACGGGAAGACAGGGCGTTGCTCCCAATCCGTATTGGGATCCATTGCAATGGATGATCGACGAATGCCACAAGCGCGGAATGGAGCTTCACGCTTGGATCAATCCCTATCGTGCAAAGACAAAGACTACAAACGAGTTGGCGTCCAACCACGTTGCACGGCAGTTTCCCAACCGTGTGTTTGCCTACGACGGCTTGAGCATACTCAATCCGGGTATTCCCGAAAACCGAGACTACATCTGCAAGATTGTTGAAGACATCCTTCAACGCTACGATGTAGACGGATTCCACATCGATGATTACTTCTATCCCTACCCTGCTCCGGGCATTCAGATTCCGGATCAGCAGCAATACAGAACGTATGGCAGAGGATTCAACAGCATTCAGGACTGGCGCAGAGACAACGTGAATATGTTTATCAAGCAACTCTCCGAAACCATCCACAGAGTGAAGCCGTGGGTGAAGTTCGGGGTATCGCCGTTCGGCATCTATCGCAACCAAAAGAGTGCGCCGAACATAGGAAGCAGAACCAGCGGTCTTCAGAATTACGACGACCTGTATGCCGATGTTCTCAAATGGGTAAACAATGGATGGGTGGACTATTGTGTGCCGCAGATCTACTGGGAAATAGGACACAAGGCTGCCGATTACAAAGAACTGATTCAGTGGTGGAACAAATATGCGGGCAATCGTCCCTTATATATCGGCGAAGACGTGCTCCGCACGGTAAAAGCGTCCGACCCACAGAATCCCCGTTCGCATCAGTTGCCTGCCAAGCACCGTTTGCACCAGCAGTCAGAAAACGTTCAAGGCACCGTGCTTTGGTATGCAGCGTCCGTTGTAGACAATCCGGGAAACTATGGTTCTGTGTTGCAGACAGACTATTGGCGTTACCCCGCCCTTCAGCCGAGTATGCCTTTCATAGACAATGACGCCCCGGGGAAGCCCAAGAAAGTGAAAGTGAGAAAGGAAAACGGCGAATACTATCTGCAATGGAAAGCTCCCAAGGGAACAGGTTGGGACGACGAGGCTTATAAATACGTAGTCTACAAGTTTGCTCCGGGCGAAGAAATCAATACCGATGACCCATCGAAGATTGTCTGTATCACGAGAGGTACGATACTGAAGCTCAATTACAGAGACGGAAGCACCCGATACACATACGTCGTTACGGCTTTAGACAGAATGAGCAACGAAAGCATTGGCAAGAGAAAGAAGGTAAAGTTATAG
- a CDS encoding AAA family ATPase, protein MARADFVENRIDVVKNIYTLYSYLKDGSEEKKEWAKERFENATRFIVESFGNKLFFAPCRFVGFKNNTYEKHSVSYGSGDGIEVLNNLTDLKLYKNYKDDFLTQQFYDFVKELGMEIEKNEINFSIPNNLSVEDLKAEHKCYFISPTHCKGQKQIAWNSFVENNLMAIGWNDEDYSDSTTAELESIYKNQDESAVYPFKLIKQICNGDIICCTNNNHGFYGMGIALSPYKYKSQIHFAGTDKDGNKSYYSHYIDVAWLCFKEEGYIPTKDFNIKSPERQWIPYGTLNKNEIPLYVENYLYRNKSEEMDIKSQYKPYVKILKESKNIVLTGAPGTGKTYLARKIAEAMGAEYEMVQFHPSYDYSDFVEGLRPVKDENGNIAFERKDGIFKSFCKKALENENFTGNFEDIYQKYIDNLIECEEAELTTTVQKKPFKIAANSNRNITVFTAKTQFVVKKEFLKAYIEKGEILDWKPYTTAIGEDIKSKHPDLKVAKSEVKNKNYVFIIDEINRGEISKIFGELFFSIDPGYRKEEDRIKVKTQYQELVDQGDVFRDGFFVPENVYIIGTMNDIDRSVESMDFAMRRRFTWIEVSAKDSADNMNIQGEARERMFALNDTILKTEGLGREFQIGGALFLNQTDMEELWDYHLSSLLKEYLRGMPDAEANFKKLEEAFRGVDSFEE, encoded by the coding sequence ATGGCAAGAGCTGATTTTGTAGAAAACAGAATAGATGTTGTAAAGAATATCTACACCCTCTATTCTTATCTAAAAGATGGATCGGAAGAGAAAAAAGAATGGGCAAAAGAACGTTTTGAGAATGCTACACGATTTATTGTAGAATCTTTCGGCAACAAATTGTTTTTTGCGCCTTGCCGATTTGTTGGATTCAAGAACAATACTTATGAGAAACATTCCGTGAGTTATGGAAGTGGAGACGGAATAGAAGTTCTTAATAACCTGACTGATTTAAAGTTATACAAGAATTATAAAGATGATTTTCTGACGCAACAATTCTATGATTTTGTCAAAGAATTGGGAATGGAGATTGAAAAGAACGAAATCAATTTTTCTATTCCTAACAATTTATCTGTTGAGGATTTAAAAGCAGAACACAAATGTTATTTCATATCCCCGACACATTGTAAGGGTCAAAAACAAATAGCTTGGAACAGTTTTGTAGAAAACAACCTTATGGCTATTGGATGGAATGACGAAGATTACAGTGATTCGACAACTGCCGAATTAGAATCCATATATAAAAATCAGGATGAAAGTGCTGTCTATCCCTTTAAACTCATTAAGCAGATTTGCAATGGTGATATAATTTGCTGTACCAATAATAATCACGGATTTTATGGTATGGGTATTGCTTTATCGCCCTATAAATATAAGTCGCAAATACACTTTGCAGGCACCGACAAGGACGGGAATAAATCTTATTATTCTCATTATATTGACGTTGCGTGGCTTTGTTTCAAAGAGGAAGGGTATATCCCTACAAAAGACTTCAACATAAAAAGCCCTGAAAGACAATGGATACCATACGGAACTTTGAATAAGAATGAAATACCACTCTATGTAGAAAATTATTTGTATAGAAATAAATCTGAAGAAATGGACATAAAGTCTCAATATAAACCCTACGTAAAGATTTTAAAAGAAAGCAAGAATATTGTACTGACCGGCGCACCCGGCACAGGAAAAACTTACCTTGCCCGCAAAATTGCCGAAGCGATGGGGGCAGAATACGAGATGGTGCAGTTTCATCCTTCGTATGATTATTCGGACTTTGTGGAGGGATTGCGCCCTGTAAAAGACGAAAACGGTAATATTGCCTTTGAACGTAAAGACGGAATTTTCAAGAGTTTTTGCAAGAAAGCCTTGGAAAATGAGAATTTTACGGGTAATTTTGAAGATATCTATCAAAAGTATATAGATAATTTAATTGAGTGTGAGGAAGCAGAACTCACAACTACTGTGCAGAAGAAACCTTTTAAAATAGCTGCAAATTCAAATCGGAATATTACTGTCTTTACGGCTAAAACACAATTTGTTGTGAAGAAAGAATTTCTGAAAGCATATATAGAGAAAGGTGAAATACTGGATTGGAAACCATATACTACTGCCATTGGCGAGGATATTAAAAGCAAACACCCTGACTTGAAAGTCGCTAAGTCGGAAGTTAAAAACAAGAATTACGTTTTCATCATCGACGAAATCAACCGTGGAGAAATATCCAAGATTTTTGGCGAACTGTTCTTCTCCATTGATCCCGGTTATAGAAAAGAGGAAGACAGAATAAAAGTGAAAACTCAATATCAGGAATTGGTGGATCAAGGAGATGTTTTCCGTGACGGATTTTTCGTTCCTGAAAACGTCTATATCATCGGCACGATGAACGATATAGACCGCAGCGTGGAGAGTATGGACTTTGCTATGCGCCGCCGTTTCACGTGGATTGAGGTATCGGCAAAAGACAGTGCCGACAATATGAACATTCAGGGAGAAGCAAGGGAACGGATGTTTGCGCTTAATGATACAATCTTGAAAACTGAAGGATTGGGACGGGAATTTCAGATTGGCGGTGCTTTGTTCCTCAATCAAACGGATATGGAGGAACTCTGGGACTACCATCTGTCAAGTTTGCTAAAGGAATATCTGCGCGGAATGCCCGATGCTGAAGCGAATTTCAAGAAACTTGAAGAAGCATTTAGGGGTGTAGACAGTTTTGAAGAGTAA